In one window of Macaca thibetana thibetana isolate TM-01 chromosome 5, ASM2454274v1, whole genome shotgun sequence DNA:
- the HELT gene encoding hairy and enhancer of split-related protein HELT isoform X2, with the protein MSDKLKERKRTPVSHKVIEKRRRDRINRCLNELGKTVPMALAKQSSGKLEKAEILEMTVQYLRALHSADFPRGREKELLAEFANYFHYGYHECMKNLVHYLTTVERMETKDTKYARILAFLQSKARLGAEPAFPPLGSLPEPDFSYQLHPAGPEFAGHSPGEAAVLPQGSGAGPFPWPPGAARSPALPYLPSASVQLASPAQQHSPFLTPVQGLDRHYLNLIGHAHPNALNLHTPQHPPVL; encoded by the exons ATGTCAGACAAGCTCAAGGAACGCAAA AGAACCCCCGTTTCGCATAAAGTGATAGAAAAGCGGAGGAGGGACAGGATCAACCGCTGCTTGAACGAGCTGGGCAAGACGGTGCCCATGGCCCTGGCGAAGCAG AGTTCCGGGAAGCTGGAGAAGGCGGAGATCCTCGAGATGACCGTTCAGTACCTGAGAGCACTGCACTCCGCTGATTTTCCCCGGGGAAGGGAAAAAG AACTTCTAGCGGAGTTTGCCAACTACTTCCACTATGGCTACCACGAGTGCATGAAGAACCTGGTGCATTACCTCACCACGGTGGAGCGGATGGAGACCAAGGACACCAAGTACGCGCGCATCCTTGCCTTCTTGCAGTCCAAGGCCCGCCTGGGCGCGGAGCCCGCCTTTCCGCCGCTGGGTTCGCTCCCGGAGCCGGATTTTTCCTACCAGCTGCACCCTGCGGGGCCGGAGTTCGCTGGCCACAGCCCGGGCGAGGCCGCTGTGTTGCCGCAGGGCTCTGGTGCCGGGCCTTTCCCCTGGCCGCCTGGCGCGGCCCGCAGCCCCGCACTGCCCTACCTGCCCAGCGCGTCAGTGCAGCTTGCGAGCCCAGCGCAGCAACACAGCCCCTTCCTGACGCCGGTGCAGGGCCTGGACCGGCATTACCTCAACCTGATCGGCCACGCGCACCCCAACGCCCTTAACCTGCACACGCCCCAGCACCCCCCGGTACTCTGA
- the HELT gene encoding hairy and enhancer of split-related protein HELT isoform X1, which produces MSDKLKERKRTPVSHKVIEKRRRDRINRCLNELGKTVPMALAKQSSGKLEKAEILEMTVQYLRALHSADFPRGREKAELLAEFANYFHYGYHECMKNLVHYLTTVERMETKDTKYARILAFLQSKARLGAEPAFPPLGSLPEPDFSYQLHPAGPEFAGHSPGEAAVLPQGSGAGPFPWPPGAARSPALPYLPSASVQLASPAQQHSPFLTPVQGLDRHYLNLIGHAHPNALNLHTPQHPPVL; this is translated from the exons ATGTCAGACAAGCTCAAGGAACGCAAA AGAACCCCCGTTTCGCATAAAGTGATAGAAAAGCGGAGGAGGGACAGGATCAACCGCTGCTTGAACGAGCTGGGCAAGACGGTGCCCATGGCCCTGGCGAAGCAG AGTTCCGGGAAGCTGGAGAAGGCGGAGATCCTCGAGATGACCGTTCAGTACCTGAGAGCACTGCACTCCGCTGATTTTCCCCGGGGAAGGGAAAAAG CAGAACTTCTAGCGGAGTTTGCCAACTACTTCCACTATGGCTACCACGAGTGCATGAAGAACCTGGTGCATTACCTCACCACGGTGGAGCGGATGGAGACCAAGGACACCAAGTACGCGCGCATCCTTGCCTTCTTGCAGTCCAAGGCCCGCCTGGGCGCGGAGCCCGCCTTTCCGCCGCTGGGTTCGCTCCCGGAGCCGGATTTTTCCTACCAGCTGCACCCTGCGGGGCCGGAGTTCGCTGGCCACAGCCCGGGCGAGGCCGCTGTGTTGCCGCAGGGCTCTGGTGCCGGGCCTTTCCCCTGGCCGCCTGGCGCGGCCCGCAGCCCCGCACTGCCCTACCTGCCCAGCGCGTCAGTGCAGCTTGCGAGCCCAGCGCAGCAACACAGCCCCTTCCTGACGCCGGTGCAGGGCCTGGACCGGCATTACCTCAACCTGATCGGCCACGCGCACCCCAACGCCCTTAACCTGCACACGCCCCAGCACCCCCCGGTACTCTGA